One window of the Salvia splendens isolate huo1 chromosome 1, SspV2, whole genome shotgun sequence genome contains the following:
- the LOC121753019 gene encoding putative F-box/LRR-repeat protein At3g42770 → MEEDRISQLPDEILLQILSLTDINEAVQTSILSTRWKNLWHSLSDLHFHLTRFAAHTHSSLKNYEAAQTLSHRFSDFISHFLSHRDSTASIRSFHLSFDSSMVCAHHEFIQNCLHYAINHGVQSLRLRANYSNHVPMFLASKRLQELELRKFSCVTYLPQQFSFPHLKTLYLESYQFTGDCTISDEPFSGFPELEKLTLQRCNVSGLVVKAPRLRFLEITQETNSSYFHQEMRMGEISAPLLVSFSYEGFFAFECSKVNLPLLEHVYFDIYKRVNVEGMRLKCVGMLQQFGNAKTVALTSDTLKVLELDDDFIKRSPSPFPYMKCLKLIKGRWDISTVRQCVMNYLTVETLHCDSLMVEFPRGVDVVEQNLEDLSDDDDSDLIQPLKLLFE, encoded by the exons ATGGAAGAAGACAGAATCAGCCAACTCCCAGATGAAATTCTCCTACAAATCCTGTCGTTGACAGACATCAACGAAGCCGTTCAGACAAGCATCCTCTCCACGAGATGGAAAAACCTCTGGCACTCCCTCTCCGATCTCCACTTCCACCTCACCCGCTTCGCCGCCCACACCCACTCCTCCTTAAAGAACTACGAAGCCGCCCAAACCCTCTCCCACCGCTTCTCCGACTTCATCTCCCACTTCCTCTCGCACCGCGACAGCACCGCCTCCATCCGCAGCTTCCACCTCTCATTCGACAGCAGCATGGTCTGCGCGCACCACGAATTCATTCAAAATTGCTTGCACTACGCGATCAACCACGGCGTTCAATCCCTCCGCCTCCGAGCCAACTACTCCAACCATGTACCCATGTTTCTTGCCTCAAAAAGGCTGCAAGAACTCGAGCTCAGGAAGTTCAGCTGCGTGACTTATTTACCTCAACAGTTTTCTTTCCCACATTTGAAAACCCTTTATCTTGAAAGCTATCAATTCACCGGTGATTGTACTATCTCGGATGAGCCATTTTCGGGTTTTCCAGAGCTGGAGAAGCTTACTCTGCAAAGGTGTAATGTTTCTGGGCTTGTTGTCAAGGCTCCGAGGCTTAGGTTTCTTGAAATTACTCAGGAAACCAACAGTTCGTATTTCCATCAAGAGATGAGGATGGGAGAGATTTCTGCTCCATTGCTTGTTAGCTTTAGCTACGAGGGTTTTTTTGCTTTTGAATGCTCAAAGGTTAATCTCCCATTGTTGGAACATGTCTACTTCGACATTTATAAAAGAGTGAATGTCGAAGGGATGCGTCTCAAATGTGTCGGGATGCTTCAGCAATTTGGAAATGCTAAAACTGTTGCATTAACTTCGGACACCCTCAAG GTTCTAGAATTGGATGATGATTTCATTAAGCGAAGCCCTTCTCCATTTCCCTACATGAAATGTCTGAAATTGATCAAAGGGCGTTGGGATATTTCTACAGTGCGACAATGCGTGATGAATTATTTGACTGTGGAAACTTTGCATTGTGATTCATTGATGGTGGAGTTTCCTCGTGGTGTGGATGTGGTCGAACAAAATTTGGAGGATTTGTCTGACGACGACGATAGTGATTTAATCCAACCACTTAAACTTCTATTCGAATAG
- the LOC121811287 gene encoding auxin transporter-like protein 3 — protein sequence MASEKVETVVAGNYVEMEREEDVRSTSTKSKLSSIFWHGGSVYDAWFSCASNQVAQVLLTLPYSFSQLGMASGIVFQLLYGLMGSWTAYLISVLYVEYRTRKEREKVDFRNHVIQWFEVLDGLLGKHWRNIGLFFNCTFLLFGSVIQLIACASNIYYINDNLDKRTWTYIFGACCATTVFIPSFHNYRIWSFLGLIMTTYTAWYLTIASLLHGQVEGVQHSGPAKMVLYFTGATNILYTFGGHAVTVEIMHAMWKPQKFKLIYLLATIYVLTLTLPSASAVYWAFGDLLLNRSNALALLPRTRFRDAAIVLMLIHQFITFGFACTPLYFVWEKFVGVHETKSLFKRALTRLPVVIPIWFLAIIFPFFGPINSTVGSLLVSFTVYIIPAMAHMVTFASPSARENAVERPPRILGGWAGLYITNIFVVAWVFIIGFGFGGWASMVNFVRQIDTFGLFAKCYQCPKH from the exons ATGGCTTCAGAGAAAGTAGAAACTGTAGTTGCAGGAAACTATGTGGAAatggagagagaagaagatgtgaGATCCACTTCCACCAAGAGCAAATTATCAAGCATATTTTGGCATGGTGGCTCAGTTTATGATGCATGGTTCAGCTGTGCTTCTAATCAG GTTGCTCAAGTGCTGCTTACACTGCCTTATTCATTCTCACAACTGGGGATGGCATCTGGGATTGTATTTCAGCTGTTGTATGGGTTGATGGGGAGCTGGACTGCTTATCTCATCAGTGTGCTTTATGTTGAGTACAGAACTaggaaggagagagagaaagttgaTTTTAGGAACCATGTCATCCAG TGGTTTGAGGTTCTTGATGGGCTGTTGGGAAAGCATTGGAGAAACATAGGCCTTTTTTTCAACTGTACTTTCCTTCTATTTGGATCTGTCATTCAGCTCATTGCATGTGCAAG TAACATATATTACATAAATGACAACCTAGATAAGAGGACTTGGACATACATATTTGGAGCATGCTGTGCTACAACTGTTTTCATCCCATCATTCCACAACTACAGGATCTGGTCATTTTTAGGCCTAATTATGACCACTTATACAGCTTGGTACCTAACCATTGCTTCCCTCCTACATGGCCAG GTTGAAGGAGTGCAGCATTCAGGGCCAGCAAAAATGGTCCTCTACTTTACTGGAGCTACCAACATTCTTTATACATTTGGTGGGCATGCTGTCACAGT GGAAATAATGCATGCGATGTGGAAGCCGCAAAAGTTCAAGCTAATATACTTGTTGGCAACAATTTATGTCCTAACACTAACCCTTCCTTCAGCAAGTGCTGTTTATTGGGCTTTTGGAGATTTGCTTCTAAATAGGTCAAATGCTTTGGCTTTGCTCCCAAGAACTAGGTTTAGAGATGCTGCAATAGTCCTCATGCTCATTCATCAG TTCATAACATTTGGGTTCGCGTGCACACCTCTCTACTTTGTGTGGGAGAAATTTGTCGGGGTACACGAaactaaaagcttgttcaagcGCGCTCTAACAAGGCTGCCCGTGGTCATCCCAATATGGTTCCTTGCTATAATCTTCCCCTTCTTTGGGCCTATCAACTCCACAGTTGGATCACTTCTAGTTAGCTTCACAGTTTACATTATACCTGCAATGGCACATATGGTCACATTTGCTTCTCCATCAGCTAGGGAG AATGCAGTGGAGAGGCCTCCAAGAATTCTTGGGGGGTGGGCTGGATTGTACATAACCAACATATTTGTGGTGGCATGGGTTTTCATTATTGGTTTTGGATTTGGAGGGTGGGCAAGTATGGTGAATTTCGTGCGTCAAATCGACACTTTTGGCCTTTTCGCAAAGTGTTACCAATGCCCTAAGCATTGA
- the LOC121795182 gene encoding chaperone protein dnaJ A7A, chloroplastic-like: protein MAIIPCGNTWVTRWGVQPQCILRPSTTNRLFPSSNCTSSGNRSLASQCSAFYSQESLRALSNSGSYNSTCRRRGARLIVRAERDYYSVLGVSKNSSKSEIKSAYRKLARSYHPDVNKEAGAEEKFKEISNAYEVLSDDEKRSIYDRYGEAGLKGAGAGMGDFSNPFDLFESLFEGMGGMGGGMGMGGRGSRNRATEGEDQVYNLVLNFKEAVFGVEKEIEITRLETCSTCDGSGAKPGTKASKCSTCGGQGQVVSSARTPLGVFQQVMACSTCGGTGEISTPCNTCGGDGRVRKSKRISLKVPAGVDSGSRLRVRSEGNAGRRGGPPGDLFVLIEVLADSVLRRDDTNILYTCKVSYIDAILGTTTKVPTVDGMVDLKIPAGTQPGTTLVMAGKGVPFLNKNNMRGDQLVKVQVEIPKRLTGEERKLIEELADLNKVKATNSRR from the exons ATGGCAATCATACCTTGTGGAAATACATGGGTGACCCGGTGGGGAGTTCAGCCTCAGTGCATACTAAGACCTTCTACTACCAACAGATTATTTCCATCCTCGAATTG taCATCAAGTGGGAATAGGTCACTGGCATCACAATGTTCGGCCTTTTATTCTCAAGAATCTTTGCGTGCACTTTCCAATTCCGGGTCATACAATAGTACATGTCGGAGAAGAGGAGCTAGGCTGATTGTTAGAGCTGAGAGA GATTACTACTCTGTGCTTGGTGTATCGAAAAATTCGAGCAAGTCCGAAATCAAAAGTG CATATCGAAAGCTGGCCAGGAGCTACCATCCTGATGTGAACAA GGAAGCTGGAGCAGAAGAAAAATTTAAGGAAATCAGCAATGCTTATGAG GTTTTGTCAGATGATGAGAAGCGTTCTATTTACGACAGGTATGGGGAGGCAGGACTTAAAGGTGCTGGCGCTGGCATGGGA GATTTCAGCAACCCATTTGATCTATTCGAGTCATTGTTTGAGGGAatgggtggtatgggtggtGGCATGGGCATGGGTGGAAGAGGCTCTCGTAACCGGGCCACAGAGGGTGAAGACCAGGTTTATAATTTGGTCTTAAACTTCAAAGAAGCTGTGTTTGGTGTCGAGAAGGAGATTGAAATAACTCGTCTTGAGACCTGCAGCACCTGTGATGGATCGGGGGCAAAACCAGGTACAAAGGCATCTAAGTGCAGCACGTGTGGCGGTCAAGGGCAGGTCGTCTCCTCGGCAAGGACCCCTCTAGGTGTCTTCCAACAGGTTATGGCATGTTCCACCTGTGGTGGCACTGGAGAAATCTCCACCCCTTGCAATACATGTGGTGGAGATGGCCGGGTTAGGAAGTCGAAGCGCATCAGCTTAAAAGTTCCTGCTGGAGTAGATTCTGGCAGTCGTCTGAGGGTCCGGTCTGAAGGAAACGCTGGACGGAGAGGGGGGCCACCTGGAGACCTTTTTGTTCTCATAGAAGTTCTTGCTGATTCTGTCCTGAGACGAGACGACACGAACATCCTCTACACATGTAAGGTTTCTTACATAGACGCCATCTTAGGAACAACGACAAAGGTGCCCACAGTAGATGGGATGGTAGACCTCAAGATTCCAGCCGGCACACAGCCAGGTACGACTCTGGTTATGGCGGGAAAAGGTGTACCGTTTCTGAACAAGAACAATATGAGGGGTGATCAGCTGGTTAAAGTGCAAGTAGAGATCCCAAAACGTCTAACCGGGGAAGAGCGGAAGCTCATTGAAGAACTGGCCGACCTCAACAAGGTGAAGGCTACCAACAGCAGGAGATAG